From the Lactuca sativa cultivar Salinas chromosome 9, Lsat_Salinas_v11, whole genome shotgun sequence genome, the window CCCATAATTAATATTCTTCAGCCCGATTTTTCTTTGGACCTAAATAGGGCCCCATCTTACTCTAATCCATCCGGCCACTCTACCCAGCACATCGATTGTATTAGCAGGTCAACCTCTTTGCCCCAGCAGCAATCATGCAATTCCACCTCCACTGCGAGAATTCATCCCCCATCGCCCCAATATGGTGTCCCTCAAAATCTGCAAGGAGATGTACATCGGCTTCAACAAATGTCGCAGTCAGCAGCCTCTCGGAGTCAACCAATTGAGTCCAATGCCACATCTATAGAGATTGCCAAGACAATCGTTGTTGGGGAATCAATCGGATTTCAGGTAGGGAATCGGTTTGATCATTTCAAACAGATGATTAAATCCTGCGGAGTGGCTATTATTGACCAATGAATATTTTCTCCAACACTATTAGAGGAATTGGGTGTGAAGTAAAAAGGAGCTGGCTAAGAAATTGTCGTGTTCAAAATCAAGCTTTTTTTGTTGGATTACAAGAAACAAAATCCCTGGAGGTTAAAAATAAGTTAGACAAGCAAATATGGGGCTCTTCCAATTTTCAATGCGATGTTATCGACCCGGTTGGGCTATCCGGTGGAATTGCTTCCCTGTGGGACCCCTCTTTATTCCAGATCTTAGAATCAATAAAAGGTGAGGGCTTTTTTGCCATTAAGGGTCTATGGCTCAGATTAAGGAAAATTTGCTGCTTCGTAAATGTTTATGCTCCACAGGAGCCCTGGAGGAAAAAAGCTCTATGGAACAAATTGGCTGATCTCATAAACTCGGACGCTGAATCTTGCTGGATTGTTTTTGGTGACTTTAACGTTGTTCGTTTCCCTGAAGAACGTTTGGGGTCTGTATTTTGCCAGAGTAGCGCTTATTATTTCAATGAATTCATTCACTCTCTTGGTTTACTGGAAATCAAAATAGGGGGCCGCAGATTCACATACATGAACTCAACTGGTGATAAACACAGCAAGCTTGACAGGTTCCTTGTATTGCTCAATTCCATTGAAGCTTGGCCAACTCTAAACGTCACAACCAACCCCATTCAAATTTTTTAATTCTTGGCTAAAGGACCTTGGATTTGAGGGCGTCCTAAGAAGTGGTTGGGTGGTTAGTTGCAACCCAGGACGGCAGCTGTTTCTATCCCCCCTCTCTTTGGTTGCCGGTAAATTGAAGAACTTGAAGGAGCATATTAAATTATGGAGGAAAGAATCTAATGGGACAGCTAAAAAAGAAATGGAGGAGTTTACAAACAAAATTAAAGAATTCGACCTGATGGCTGAGGAGGGTAGGGTCAATAATGAGATGCTCAAAAATCGACAGGAGGCCTACCAAAAAATCATGGAAATCGAATCTAATCGTATTGAAGATTTAAAGCAAAAGTCTAGATCTAAATGGGCTCTTGAGGGAGACGAGAACAATGCATTCTTCCATGGCCTAATAAATAAGCACCATAGATCTCAGAGGATAAACGGAATTAAGGAAAACGGATTCTGGATAAGTGACCCTGTTGAAATCAAGGAGAGAGTATTTAAACACTTTGCTGGGAGATTCACTGAGCCTATTAAATCACGGCCTAAATTCATCAGCTCCAAATTCTTGAAACTTCCCCCATATGCGATTGAGTATCTTGAGGAGCCTTTCTCGCTTGCAGAAGTTAAATCAGCTATCTGGGCTTGTGGCCCGGACAGGGCACCAGGTCCGGAAGGATTTTCGTTTACTTTCCTAAAGCAACATTAGGAGACGGTTGGAGGTGATTTTTATCTTGCGGTGAAGCACTTTGAAGCTTCTGGACATTTCGAAAAAGGGTGCAACTCATCCTTTATCACTCTTGTTCCAAAGGTCCAAGACCCGATCACAATCAATGATTTCTGTCCGATCAGTTTGATTGGGTGTCTATATAAAACAAAAGCAAAGATCCTAGCTGAACACCTAAAAAAGGTGGTTCACCTGGTGGTTAGCCCATCTCAAACTGCTTTCCTCAAAAATAGGCACATCCTTGATGGACCACTCATTTTAAATGAAGTCATTTGCTGGCTAaagaagaacacaaaaagaaagcTTTCACGTTCAAAATCGACTTTGAAAAGGCCTTTGACAGTCTCAGTTGGGAATTCCTAGACTCAATCATGCAGCAAATGGAATTTGGGGCTAAGTGGCGATTATGGATCAATGGATGTCTTTCATCAGCAAAGGTCTCGGTCCTCGTTAATGGTTCAGCAACAAAAGAGTTTGGTATGGAGCGTGGGGTCCGACAAGGGGATCCACTATCTCCATTTTTGTTTATCATTGCAGCTGAAGGACTCCACATTGCTATGAAAGAGGCGGAAGAAAAGAGTATTTTCAAAGGTCTCCAACTCCCAAATCATGGACCTGTAATCTCACATCTTCAATACGCTGATGATGTAATATTTATGGGTTCATGGTCTTCGGAGAATGTAAAAAacctacactactagaaaaaatgcattttacgacgctcattgcgcgtcgtaaaacgctcatacgacgcgcaaatgcgcgtcaaggaaggccctgtcataaagagagatgacgcgcttttgcgcgtcgtctatagacgacgcgcatttacgacgtgcatttatgacgcgcatttacgacgcgcggttatgacacgcagtgcgtatcaagaaaggccctgtcataaaggaagacgacacgcatttgcgtgtcgtaaccttacgacgcgcgtgtttatgacacgcaatgcgtatcaaggaagcaccagtcaagaaaggccatgtcataaatgaagacgacacacatttttgcgtatcgtaattttaattttttttttttaaaatatatttatatatttattaatttataaattaaatttgcatttaatctctcataatagaaataaaataccatatacaaaaaatacaatccattgcataatataaaataaaataccatatacaaaaaatacaatccattgcatttaatttgtatgtataacaaagacacatgtgttaaacttgttaccattaacatctaatcgtatggactcgagtgttaaacttgttaccattaataTCTGATTCATAAGTCCTTTCAACAAGATTGTTACCTGCATAAATGAAAACAAATAGGAACATTAACAGCCCAGCATGCTCAAGCCTCATCAATACAACAAAGGAGACAAAAGTAATGTAATAAGCCAAACATTAAAACCAAACATTAATATAAGAGATGGGAAATCTTTTACCTAAATATAACTAGCACCAAACAAACCACCATTTCCAAGCTGGAATTGAGTCCGATGCAATGTGACTAAAAAAAACACAAATCACTCTCAAATTTCACTTACCCCTTTCACTTTCACATAACACCAACCAACCTACTTATAAGTTGCTAATTATCTAGgctatttttctttttctcttgaTCAAAATAACATGTTTATGCCCAAGTCAATTACAGAATTGTATTCCTTAGTATCATGTGGACACAACATTTTACCGAATGTGAATTGAATATGACAAACAAGCATTTATATTCTCATGAAATCAAAGATAATTTATAgtatttttctaaataattaaCAAACTTGATGTGTCAAGACCCATAAGGATAATTTCTGCAACATTATATTCTAACAAACCCTACTTTAATCACAACATTAAACCAAAATCAACCAAAAACTCACATAAACAATCAAATCAAATATAAACACAGGCTTGATTTCGTATTCAAACAGATTAAGAAAGGCAGCAAACACTGTTTGTGATTTAGAAACTAATAGCTTAATCCTCAATTCATATTAGCATAGTAACAAATGTGCACTTATATCGTTTTTTCCTTTTGAACATTCACTTTCCAACAGATGCTAAAAAAGCTGATACATTCTTAGTGGGTGCAACCTAAACAAAACTGTCACCATACACAACAGATGCTGAAAAAATTGAATAATTTATCTTTTGCTGCAACTGGATCATACAAAGCTAGACACACTTTTATATGTTTCAAACATAAACTTATTGTGTAATGAGGATCCAAATGGAATAATTCAGCCACCCCATACTCCTTTGTTCTATCTCGCCTCTATAATTTATTTCACCGTTCAAGAGAAGGGTATAAGGGGTTTCATAgacattatgaattaatttatcctttattctacttcccttatttgaaacAATCTCATCATAAAACGTTCAACATTTCAACATATTATACGACCTAATGCACTAAAATTCAAGTGATGTAAAACAATAAAAGTTGCTTTGAAAgttcataaataaaaaaaaaattaccttttCAAATTCTGCATAAACTTCTGCAGGAGCTATGGTCATCAAAGTTGACAAAGCAAGTACTGCAGCTTCTTGTTCCAAATGACTAGTACTCATCAACCCCATTGGTCCAGGCAAACCCTACATATTATACCACAACCAAGggttaataataattaataatatataaaagatAAGATAAAAAGTAATCAATAAAAAAATATCAACACTCGGAATCAATGATTCCACAGGTAAAAAAAACTTACATTGGAATCAGAACGCTGCAAAGGGCTTCTGGAATCAGCTCTACCATGGGAATAGGGTGATGATGTTGATGCTTTCTCATTTCCTCCTCCTTCAGGGCTTCTGCTTCTAGAAGGTGACCTACTCCTACGTGGAGGAGACCTGCTTCTGTGTAATCCATCAGTTTATTGACACATCACATGATAAGGGC encodes:
- the LOC111901792 gene encoding uncharacterized protein LOC111901792 yields the protein MNIFSNTIRGIGCEVKRSWLRNCRVQNQAFFVGLQETKSLEVKNKLDKQIWGSSNFQCDVIDPVGLSGGIASLWDPSLFQILESIKGEGFFAIKGLWLRLRKICCFVNVYAPQEPWRKKALWNKLADLINSDAESCWIVFGDFNVVRFPEERLGSVFCQSSAYYFNEFIHSLGLLEIKIGGRRFTYMNSTGDKHSKLDRFLDLGFEGVLRSGWVVSCNPGRQLFLSPLSLVAGKLKNLKEHIKLWRKESNGTAKKEMEEFTNKIKEFDLMAEEGRVNNEMLKNRQEAYQKIMEIESNRIEDLKQKSRSKWALEGDENNAFFHGLINKHHRSQRINGIKENGFWISDPVEIKERVFKHFAGRFTEPIKSRPKFISSKFLKLPPYAIEYLEEPFSLAEVKSAIWACGPDRAPGPEGFSFTFLKQH